In Thunnus thynnus chromosome 13, fThuThy2.1, whole genome shotgun sequence, the following proteins share a genomic window:
- the LOC137195617 gene encoding multidrug and toxin extrusion protein 1-like isoform X3, protein MEDLTTKNACKGVNGQSKTEQTPSAAAAHDVDSCCSGCLKSIKLWIPVDYKNETVQFLTLAGPMFISQLMTFLIGFVSMVFCGHLGKTELAGVALAIAVINVTGISIGSGLASACDTLISQTYGSGNLKRVGVILQRGVLILLLACFPCWALLINTQPILLAVRQSAEVARLSQLYVKIFMPALPAAFMYQLQQRYLQNQGIMWPQVISGAVGNVLNAIINYIFLNILDLGIAGSAAANAISQYCLAVFLFLYICCRGLHKATWDGWSRECLQEWGPFLHLAIPSMLMLCLEWWLYEIAGFLAGMISEVELGAQSIIYELATIAYMFPMGISVAASVRVGNALGAGNTEQAKLSSKVSVVCALISSCFIGACLGVSKDVIGYIFTTDKEIIQRVSDIMKMYCFIHVAEAFAGVTGGIVRGAGKQMVGAVCNLVGYYFIGFPIGVSLMFPVKMGIVGEDRLSMLHSPTHPHN, encoded by the exons ATGGAAGATTTAACTacaaaaaatgcatgtaaagGAGTAAATGGACAGtccaaaacagaacaaacacctTCTGCTGCGGCTGCTCACGATGTTGACTCATGCTGCAGCGGCTGCCTGAAAAGCATCAAGCTCTGGATACCTGTGGACTACAAGAATGAAACAGTTCAGTTTTTAACACTGGCAGGACCCATG ttcatttcacaGTTGATGACCTTCCTGATCGGCTTCGTCAGCATGGTGTTCTGCGGTCACCTGGGGAAAACAGAGCTCGCAGGGGTGGCATTAGCAATAGCG gtaATAAATGTCACAGGTATTTCCATTGGCTCTGGTCTGGCATCAGCATGTGATACTCTCATATCTCAG ACTTACGGCAGTGGTAACCTAAAGCGTGTGGGGGTGATTTTACAAAGAGGGGTTTTGATTCTGCTCTTAGCCTGTTTCCCCTGCTGGGCCCTTCTCATTAACACTCAGCCCATTCTGCTGGCTGTCAGGCAGAGCGCCGAGGTCGCCAG ACTCTCCCAGCTGTATGTGAAGATCTTTATGCCGGCTCTGCCA GCTGCCTTCATGTACCAGCTGCAGCAGAGGTATCTTCAGAATCAG GGCATCATGTGGCCCCAGGTAATATCCGGAGCCGTAGGGAATGTTTTAAATGCAATTATCAACTACATCTTTCTTAATATCCTGGATCTGGGGATCGC TGGATCTGCAGCTGCCAACGCCATTTCACAGTACTGcttggctgtttttttgtttttgtacatctGCTGCAGGGGGCTGCACAAAGCTACATGGGACG GTTGGTCAAGAGAATGTCTGCAGGAGTGGGGTCCCTTCCTCCATCTGGCCATCCCCAGCATGCTGATGCTTTGTCTGGAGTGGTGGCTTTATGAAATCGCAGGGTTCCTAGCAGGCATGATCAGTGAGGTTGAGCTGGGTGCTCAGTCTATAATTTATGAACTGGCTACTATCGCTTACATG TTTCCAATGGGTATCTCTGTAGCTGCCAGTGTTCGGGTTGGAAATGCTCTCGGTGCTGGGAACACAGAGCAAGCCAAGCTATCCAGCAAGGTCTCCGTCGTCTGTGCAC TTATCTCCTCATGTTTCATTGGAGCTTGTCTTGGTGTGTCTAAGGATGTGATTGGTTACATTTTCACCACAGATAA AGAGATTATTCAGAGGGTGTCTGATATCATGAAGATGTACTGTTTCATCCACGTTGCTGAGGCCTTTGCA GGTGTGACGGGAGGTATTGTCAGGGGAGCAGGGAAGCAAATGGTTGGCGCTGTGTGTAATCTGGTGGGTTACTACTTCATTGGGTTCCCCATCGGAGTGTCTTTGATGTTCCCTGTAAAAATGGGCATCGTAGGTGAGGACAGATTAAGTATGTTACACAgtccaacacatcctcataattaa
- the LOC137195617 gene encoding multidrug and toxin extrusion protein 1-like isoform X2 — MEDLTTKNACKGVNGQSKTEQTPSAAAAHDVDSCCSGCLKSIKLWIPVDYKNETVQFLTLAGPMFISQLMTFLIGFVSMVFCGHLGKTELAGVALAIAVINVTGISIGSGLASACDTLISQTYGSGNLKRVGVILQRGVLILLLACFPCWALLINTQPILLAVRQSAEVARLSQLYVKIFMPALPAAFMYQLQQRYLQNQGIMWPQVISGAVGNVLNAIINYIFLNILDLGIAGSAAANAISQYCLAVFLFLYICCRGLHKATWDGWSRECLQEWGPFLHLAIPSMLMLCLEWWLYEIAGFLAGMISEVELGAQSIIYELATIAYMFPMGISVAASVRVGNALGAGNTEQAKLSSKVSVVCALISSCFIGACLGVSKDVIGYIFTTDKEIIQRVSDIMKMYCFIHVAEAFAGVTGGIVRGAGKQMVGAVCNLVGYYFIGFPIGVSLMFPVKMGIVVFLCKLNWKKATKEALVRAGVHVMERNNIFSIENNALDSGEMQVKTSRSTSLNPVEGKLEKLGAGQRASDGAALSVRQLVVRRGLAVLLMFIILAAGVFISELLIRLLKLDK, encoded by the exons ATGGAAGATTTAACTacaaaaaatgcatgtaaagGAGTAAATGGACAGtccaaaacagaacaaacacctTCTGCTGCGGCTGCTCACGATGTTGACTCATGCTGCAGCGGCTGCCTGAAAAGCATCAAGCTCTGGATACCTGTGGACTACAAGAATGAAACAGTTCAGTTTTTAACACTGGCAGGACCCATG ttcatttcacaGTTGATGACCTTCCTGATCGGCTTCGTCAGCATGGTGTTCTGCGGTCACCTGGGGAAAACAGAGCTCGCAGGGGTGGCATTAGCAATAGCG gtaATAAATGTCACAGGTATTTCCATTGGCTCTGGTCTGGCATCAGCATGTGATACTCTCATATCTCAG ACTTACGGCAGTGGTAACCTAAAGCGTGTGGGGGTGATTTTACAAAGAGGGGTTTTGATTCTGCTCTTAGCCTGTTTCCCCTGCTGGGCCCTTCTCATTAACACTCAGCCCATTCTGCTGGCTGTCAGGCAGAGCGCCGAGGTCGCCAG ACTCTCCCAGCTGTATGTGAAGATCTTTATGCCGGCTCTGCCA GCTGCCTTCATGTACCAGCTGCAGCAGAGGTATCTTCAGAATCAG GGCATCATGTGGCCCCAGGTAATATCCGGAGCCGTAGGGAATGTTTTAAATGCAATTATCAACTACATCTTTCTTAATATCCTGGATCTGGGGATCGC TGGATCTGCAGCTGCCAACGCCATTTCACAGTACTGcttggctgtttttttgtttttgtacatctGCTGCAGGGGGCTGCACAAAGCTACATGGGACG GTTGGTCAAGAGAATGTCTGCAGGAGTGGGGTCCCTTCCTCCATCTGGCCATCCCCAGCATGCTGATGCTTTGTCTGGAGTGGTGGCTTTATGAAATCGCAGGGTTCCTAGCAGGCATGATCAGTGAGGTTGAGCTGGGTGCTCAGTCTATAATTTATGAACTGGCTACTATCGCTTACATG TTTCCAATGGGTATCTCTGTAGCTGCCAGTGTTCGGGTTGGAAATGCTCTCGGTGCTGGGAACACAGAGCAAGCCAAGCTATCCAGCAAGGTCTCCGTCGTCTGTGCAC TTATCTCCTCATGTTTCATTGGAGCTTGTCTTGGTGTGTCTAAGGATGTGATTGGTTACATTTTCACCACAGATAA AGAGATTATTCAGAGGGTGTCTGATATCATGAAGATGTACTGTTTCATCCACGTTGCTGAGGCCTTTGCA GGTGTGACGGGAGGTATTGTCAGGGGAGCAGGGAAGCAAATGGTTGGCGCTGTGTGTAATCTGGTGGGTTACTACTTCATTGGGTTCCCCATCGGAGTGTCTTTGATGTTCCCTGTAAAAATGGGCATCGTAG TTTTCCTTTGTAAACTGAACTGGAAGAAAGCCACTAAAGAG GCACTGGTAAGAGCAGGAGTCCACGTTATGGAAAGGAACAACATCTTTTCGATAGAAAATAACG CCCTGGACTCTGGTGAGATGCAGGTAAAAACCAGTCGATCCACTTCTTTGAATCCAGTAGAGGGGAAGCTGGAAAAGCTCGGTGCAGGTCAGCGGGCATCAGATGGCGCGGCTCTGTCAGTGAGGCAGCTGGTAGTACGACGTGGCCTCGCTGTGCTGCTCATGTTCATCATCCTCGCTGCTGGAGTCTTCATCAGTGAGCTGCTCATCAGACTGCTCAAATTAGACAAGTGA
- the LOC137195617 gene encoding multidrug and toxin extrusion protein 1-like isoform X1: MEDLTTKNACKGVNGQSKTEQTPSAAAAHDVDSCCSGCLKSIKLWIPVDYKNETVQFLTLAGPMFISQLMTFLIGFVSMVFCGHLGKTELAGVALAIAVINVTGISIGSGLASACDTLISQTYGSGNLKRVGVILQRGVLILLLACFPCWALLINTQPILLAVRQSAEVARLSQLYVKIFMPALPAAFMYQLQQRYLQNQGIMWPQVISGAVGNVLNAIINYIFLNILDLGIAGSAAANAISQYCLAVFLFLYICCRGLHKATWDGWSRECLQEWGPFLHLAIPSMLMLCLEWWLYEIAGFLAGMISEVELGAQSIIYELATIAYMFPMGISVAASVRVGNALGAGNTEQAKLSSKVSVVCALISSCFIGACLGVSKDVIGYIFTTDKEIIQRVSDIMKMYCFIHVAEAFAGVTGGIVRGAGKQMVGAVCNLVGYYFIGFPIGVSLMFPVKMGIVGLWSGLLICVLIQSTFFIVFLCKLNWKKATKEALVRAGVHVMERNNIFSIENNALDSGEMQVKTSRSTSLNPVEGKLEKLGAGQRASDGAALSVRQLVVRRGLAVLLMFIILAAGVFISELLIRLLKLDK, encoded by the exons ATGGAAGATTTAACTacaaaaaatgcatgtaaagGAGTAAATGGACAGtccaaaacagaacaaacacctTCTGCTGCGGCTGCTCACGATGTTGACTCATGCTGCAGCGGCTGCCTGAAAAGCATCAAGCTCTGGATACCTGTGGACTACAAGAATGAAACAGTTCAGTTTTTAACACTGGCAGGACCCATG ttcatttcacaGTTGATGACCTTCCTGATCGGCTTCGTCAGCATGGTGTTCTGCGGTCACCTGGGGAAAACAGAGCTCGCAGGGGTGGCATTAGCAATAGCG gtaATAAATGTCACAGGTATTTCCATTGGCTCTGGTCTGGCATCAGCATGTGATACTCTCATATCTCAG ACTTACGGCAGTGGTAACCTAAAGCGTGTGGGGGTGATTTTACAAAGAGGGGTTTTGATTCTGCTCTTAGCCTGTTTCCCCTGCTGGGCCCTTCTCATTAACACTCAGCCCATTCTGCTGGCTGTCAGGCAGAGCGCCGAGGTCGCCAG ACTCTCCCAGCTGTATGTGAAGATCTTTATGCCGGCTCTGCCA GCTGCCTTCATGTACCAGCTGCAGCAGAGGTATCTTCAGAATCAG GGCATCATGTGGCCCCAGGTAATATCCGGAGCCGTAGGGAATGTTTTAAATGCAATTATCAACTACATCTTTCTTAATATCCTGGATCTGGGGATCGC TGGATCTGCAGCTGCCAACGCCATTTCACAGTACTGcttggctgtttttttgtttttgtacatctGCTGCAGGGGGCTGCACAAAGCTACATGGGACG GTTGGTCAAGAGAATGTCTGCAGGAGTGGGGTCCCTTCCTCCATCTGGCCATCCCCAGCATGCTGATGCTTTGTCTGGAGTGGTGGCTTTATGAAATCGCAGGGTTCCTAGCAGGCATGATCAGTGAGGTTGAGCTGGGTGCTCAGTCTATAATTTATGAACTGGCTACTATCGCTTACATG TTTCCAATGGGTATCTCTGTAGCTGCCAGTGTTCGGGTTGGAAATGCTCTCGGTGCTGGGAACACAGAGCAAGCCAAGCTATCCAGCAAGGTCTCCGTCGTCTGTGCAC TTATCTCCTCATGTTTCATTGGAGCTTGTCTTGGTGTGTCTAAGGATGTGATTGGTTACATTTTCACCACAGATAA AGAGATTATTCAGAGGGTGTCTGATATCATGAAGATGTACTGTTTCATCCACGTTGCTGAGGCCTTTGCA GGTGTGACGGGAGGTATTGTCAGGGGAGCAGGGAAGCAAATGGTTGGCGCTGTGTGTAATCTGGTGGGTTACTACTTCATTGGGTTCCCCATCGGAGTGTCTTTGATGTTCCCTGTAAAAATGGGCATCGTAG GGCTGTGGTCAGGGTTATTAATTTGTGTATTGATACAGTCCACATTCTTCATAGTTTTCCTTTGTAAACTGAACTGGAAGAAAGCCACTAAAGAG GCACTGGTAAGAGCAGGAGTCCACGTTATGGAAAGGAACAACATCTTTTCGATAGAAAATAACG CCCTGGACTCTGGTGAGATGCAGGTAAAAACCAGTCGATCCACTTCTTTGAATCCAGTAGAGGGGAAGCTGGAAAAGCTCGGTGCAGGTCAGCGGGCATCAGATGGCGCGGCTCTGTCAGTGAGGCAGCTGGTAGTACGACGTGGCCTCGCTGTGCTGCTCATGTTCATCATCCTCGCTGCTGGAGTCTTCATCAGTGAGCTGCTCATCAGACTGCTCAAATTAGACAAGTGA